The proteins below are encoded in one region of Macrococcus armenti:
- a CDS encoding alkaline phosphatase, with protein sequence MASFKSIATTTLLSATLLSNISAPSFAAGKNNPGKALGHEKQAQMAQCKNGQPKNVILMIGDGMGISQLGAYRYYKDNENVPGLDKISFDNYLVGSQLTVSDDPKLNITDSGAAGTALATGVRTFNGAISVDKNKQAVRTVLEDYKAAGRSTGLVATSELTHATPASFAAHNPSRKDEMDIAKQMARTVKVGKEQQPIVDVMLGGGTDFFQQKDKNGKVTLDLVKQMQDKSGFKYVTSRDEMLKDTNSKRMIGLFAESAMSKHIDRTEKEPSLKEMTDTAIQKLSQNKKGFFLMVEGSQPDWSGHANDLTGMMSEISAFDEAYQSAIEYAKKDCNTLVIALADHATGGLSAGTGEKYEFHPKVVDQMKMTHEGLTAKLLEKDADIEALINENIQIKDITAEEKKAIIDVAKAKDEAKTLDAINKVVDKRANAAWGSKVHTGEEVHVYAFGPGKEKFMGVQHNIQNAENIRSFLK encoded by the coding sequence ATGGCAAGTTTTAAGTCAATTGCAACGACGACATTATTATCAGCAACGTTATTATCGAATATTTCAGCGCCTTCTTTTGCTGCAGGGAAAAACAATCCTGGAAAAGCACTAGGACATGAGAAACAAGCGCAAATGGCTCAATGTAAAAATGGGCAGCCTAAAAATGTTATTTTAATGATTGGTGATGGTATGGGTATTTCTCAACTTGGTGCTTACCGTTATTATAAAGATAACGAAAATGTTCCAGGTTTAGATAAAATTTCTTTTGATAACTATTTAGTTGGATCTCAATTAACGGTGAGTGATGATCCAAAATTAAACATTACAGATTCAGGTGCAGCAGGGACAGCACTTGCAACAGGAGTACGTACATTTAATGGTGCGATATCTGTAGATAAAAATAAACAAGCAGTAAGAACAGTACTTGAAGATTATAAAGCTGCAGGCCGTTCAACAGGTTTAGTAGCAACGAGTGAATTAACACATGCAACGCCAGCTTCATTTGCTGCACATAATCCATCACGTAAAGATGAAATGGACATTGCAAAGCAAATGGCACGTACGGTTAAAGTTGGTAAAGAACAACAACCGATTGTTGACGTAATGCTTGGTGGTGGAACAGATTTCTTCCAGCAAAAAGATAAAAACGGAAAAGTAACATTAGATTTAGTGAAGCAGATGCAAGATAAATCAGGCTTTAAATATGTTACATCTCGTGACGAAATGTTAAAAGATACAAATTCAAAACGTATGATTGGTTTATTTGCAGAAAGCGCAATGAGTAAACACATAGACCGTACAGAAAAAGAGCCGTCATTAAAAGAAATGACGGATACAGCGATACAAAAACTATCTCAAAACAAAAAAGGGTTCTTCTTAATGGTTGAAGGATCTCAACCAGACTGGTCAGGTCATGCAAATGATTTAACAGGTATGATGAGTGAAATCTCAGCGTTTGATGAAGCATATCAGTCGGCAATTGAATATGCGAAGAAAGATTGTAATACATTAGTTATTGCACTTGCGGATCACGCGACTGGTGGATTGTCTGCAGGTACTGGTGAGAAGTATGAATTCCATCCTAAAGTTGTTGATCAGATGAAAATGACACATGAGGGATTAACTGCGAAATTATTAGAAAAAGATGCGGATATTGAAGCGTTAATAAACGAAAACATCCAAATTAAAGACATTACAGCTGAAGAGAAAAAAGCTATTATTGATGTTGCAAAAGCGAAAGATGAAGCAAAAACTTTAGATGCAATTAACAAAGTTGTAGATAAACGTGCAAATGCTGCATGGGGTTCTAAAGTTCATACAGGTGAAGAAGTGCATGTGTATGCTTTCGGCCCAGGTAAAGAGAAGTTTATGGGTGTACAGCACAACATTCAAAATGCTGAAAACATTCGTTCGTTCTTAAAATAA
- the clpP gene encoding ATP-dependent Clp endopeptidase proteolytic subunit ClpP: MNLIPTVIESTNRGERAYDIYSRLLKDRIIMLGSAIDDNVANSIVSQLLFLQAQDAEKDIYLYINSPGGSVTAGMAIYDTMQHIKPDVQTICIGMAASMGSFLLAAGAKGKRFALPNAEVMIHQPLGGAQGQATEIEIAARHILKTREKLNKILSERTGQPIEKIEKDTDRDNFLSADEAKAYGLIDEVMHPA, translated from the coding sequence ATGAATTTAATACCTACAGTAATCGAATCGACAAATCGTGGAGAACGTGCATATGACATTTATTCACGTTTACTAAAAGACCGCATCATTATGTTAGGATCTGCAATTGACGATAACGTAGCAAACTCAATCGTATCGCAATTATTATTTTTACAGGCACAGGATGCTGAAAAAGATATTTATCTTTACATCAATTCACCAGGCGGAAGTGTAACAGCTGGTATGGCAATATACGATACGATGCAGCACATTAAACCTGATGTTCAGACAATTTGTATCGGTATGGCAGCATCAATGGGATCATTTTTATTAGCAGCTGGTGCAAAAGGTAAACGATTTGCATTACCAAACGCTGAAGTTATGATTCACCAGCCTTTAGGTGGTGCACAAGGACAAGCGACTGAAATCGAAATCGCTGCGCGTCACATATTAAAAACACGCGAAAAGTTAAACAAAATCCTTTCTGAACGCACAGGACAACCGATTGAAAAAATTGAAAAAGATACTGATCGCGATAACTTCTTATCAGCAGACGAAGCAAAAGCATATGGTTTAATTGATGAAGTAATGCACCCGGCATAA
- a CDS encoding glutaredoxin family protein: protein MKTLTLLVGRHCGLCEEARMQIRFAQEDAAVEVEEKMIEGDEVLEAEYFMRIPVLMDGDKIVQEGNIDFVTIIEYLTNNK from the coding sequence ATGAAAACACTAACTTTACTTGTAGGGAGACATTGTGGTTTATGTGAAGAGGCACGAATGCAAATAAGATTTGCCCAGGAAGATGCAGCGGTTGAAGTTGAGGAGAAAATGATAGAAGGAGATGAGGTGCTGGAAGCTGAGTACTTTATGCGTATACCGGTATTAATGGACGGTGACAAAATTGTGCAGGAAGGGAACATTGACTTCGTAACCATTATTGAATATTTAACAAATAATAAGTGA